The following coding sequences lie in one Treponema primitia ZAS-1 genomic window:
- a CDS encoding patatin-like phospholipase family protein, with translation MRIKKNLKWALVLAGGGARGIAHVGVLNALLEMGIPEPSLVVGTSMGAIIGGLYACGMSPGELSRFLINDFDITEYLDSFVFKISGAMGKIFQTGQILGNAATRPGIDSGQQVLKLLEDLSGGKTFAETRIPFRCNAADLVSGKEVVFSSGSVARAMRGSMSFPGFFEPYWEGELCLADGGLCDNMPVRIAKDEGFKRILAVDVGLLQPVALSDLKTFSKIVYRSIEIMLDGMERKRRPGATLTIHAANGAIPFDFSRKRELIELGERAVRESKEAVLPFFSGGMIAYATRRRRRECGISGT, from the coding sequence ATGCGTATTAAAAAAAATCTAAAGTGGGCCCTGGTTTTGGCCGGCGGAGGCGCCCGGGGTATAGCCCATGTGGGTGTGTTAAACGCCCTGCTGGAGATGGGGATCCCCGAGCCTTCCCTGGTGGTGGGGACTTCCATGGGAGCCATTATTGGCGGCCTCTATGCCTGTGGTATGAGTCCCGGGGAACTGTCCCGGTTTCTTATCAATGATTTTGATATCACCGAATATCTGGATAGCTTCGTGTTTAAGATATCCGGCGCCATGGGGAAGATATTTCAGACCGGGCAGATCCTAGGAAACGCCGCAACCCGGCCGGGGATCGATTCGGGGCAGCAGGTGCTGAAATTGCTTGAGGATCTGTCCGGGGGCAAGACCTTTGCGGAAACCCGTATCCCCTTCCGGTGTAATGCGGCGGATTTGGTCAGCGGCAAGGAAGTGGTGTTTAGTTCCGGTTCGGTCGCCCGGGCTATGCGGGGGTCCATGTCCTTTCCGGGGTTTTTTGAACCCTACTGGGAGGGGGAGCTTTGCCTGGCGGATGGGGGGCTCTGTGATAACATGCCCGTGCGTATAGCCAAGGACGAAGGATTTAAGCGGATCCTGGCGGTGGATGTGGGGCTTTTGCAGCCGGTGGCCCTATCGGATCTTAAAACCTTTTCCAAAATTGTGTATCGTTCTATTGAGATAATGCTTGACGGAATGGAAAGAAAGCGCCGGCCCGGGGCGACCCTAACCATACACGCCGCTAATGGGGCAATACCCTTTGACTTTTCGCGAAAGCGGGAACTCATTGAACTTGGCGAACGGGCGGTAAGGGAGAGCAAAGAGGCGGTGCTCCCCTTTTTCAGCGGTGGGATGATCGCCTATGCCACTCGAAGGCGGCGCCGCGAATGTGGTATTTCCGGTACTTGA
- a CDS encoding ABC transporter ATP-binding protein, producing the protein MNLEQSSLRIFASYYRPHWKLFAADMFAASLIAAVDLSFPMMTKYTIEHFLPNSLYKFFFIMIAAMGIMYLLRMGFTYFITYWGHTVGVYLEADMRRDLFSHLQQLPFSFYDNHRTGHIMSRVTTDLFEVTELAHHGPEDLFISIITFVGSIFLVFSIRWEMALVLLVFVPFMIVHILRSRSNMMKTARKVKERTAEINAALESSISGVRIAKAFTNESYETTKFRGGNENYKTARKYYFRSMANFQSRLDFLLHILNVVVIAAGGFLIMKGRMTLPELIACNLFVAAFLQPIRRLQNFVEQYTTGMAGFNRFIEIMRIRSDIIDKDGAAALDKVRGDIEFADVSFSYNNNIMVLNHINLSVPAGKTIALVGPSGGGKTTLCHLLPRFYEIQKGSITVDGMDIRDITLESLRRNIGIVQQDVFLFAGTIRDNIKYGRIDATDDEVIAAAKRADIHDDIMKLSEGYDSLVGERGVKLSGGQKQRISIARIFLKNPPILILDEATSALDTATELRIQRALGELSRGRTTLVIAHRLSTIRNADSIAVITDDGIQQQGSHNELLAKGGIYAELYAAQFDSAKLRT; encoded by the coding sequence ATGAATCTTGAACAATCGTCCCTGAGGATATTCGCCTCCTATTACCGGCCTCATTGGAAGCTCTTTGCGGCGGATATGTTCGCCGCGTCTCTAATCGCCGCCGTAGATCTGTCCTTCCCCATGATGACCAAGTATACCATTGAGCATTTTCTGCCCAACAGTCTGTACAAATTCTTTTTCATCATGATCGCCGCCATGGGGATCATGTACCTGCTCCGTATGGGCTTTACTTATTTTATTACCTATTGGGGGCATACCGTTGGGGTATACCTTGAGGCGGATATGCGCCGGGATCTTTTTAGCCATCTCCAGCAGCTGCCCTTCTCTTTTTACGATAACCACCGTACCGGCCATATTATGTCCCGGGTGACCACCGACCTCTTTGAGGTAACCGAGCTTGCCCACCACGGCCCGGAGGATCTGTTCATTTCTATTATCACCTTTGTGGGTTCCATATTTCTGGTCTTTTCTATCCGCTGGGAAATGGCCCTGGTTTTGTTAGTTTTTGTACCCTTCATGATAGTTCATATTCTCCGGTCACGGTCCAATATGATGAAGACTGCCCGGAAGGTAAAGGAACGGACCGCCGAAATAAACGCTGCTCTGGAATCGAGTATTTCAGGCGTCCGGATAGCCAAGGCGTTTACCAACGAGTCCTATGAAACCACCAAATTCCGCGGGGGAAACGAAAACTATAAAACCGCCCGGAAATACTATTTTCGTTCCATGGCAAATTTTCAGAGCCGGTTGGATTTCCTGCTCCATATACTCAACGTGGTGGTGATTGCCGCCGGAGGTTTTTTGATCATGAAGGGCAGGATGACCCTGCCGGAGCTTATCGCCTGTAATCTTTTTGTAGCCGCCTTCCTACAGCCGATCCGGCGGCTGCAGAATTTTGTAGAGCAGTACACCACCGGTATGGCCGGGTTTAACCGGTTTATAGAGATCATGCGGATCCGGAGCGATATTATTGATAAGGACGGCGCTGCAGCCCTGGATAAGGTTCGGGGGGATATCGAATTTGCCGATGTGAGTTTTTCCTACAATAACAATATTATGGTCCTTAACCACATTAACCTGTCTGTTCCGGCGGGGAAAACTATTGCCCTGGTGGGTCCTTCCGGGGGCGGTAAGACCACCCTCTGCCATCTCCTGCCCCGGTTCTACGAAATCCAGAAGGGTAGTATTACTGTTGATGGCATGGATATCCGGGATATTACCCTGGAATCGCTGCGGCGTAATATCGGTATAGTCCAGCAGGATGTATTCCTCTTTGCCGGAACCATCCGGGACAATATCAAATACGGCAGGATCGATGCTACGGACGATGAGGTGATCGCCGCCGCCAAACGGGCGGATATCCACGATGATATCATGAAACTAAGCGAGGGTTACGACAGCCTGGTAGGTGAACGGGGGGTAAAACTTTCCGGCGGCCAGAAACAGCGGATCAGCATAGCCCGGATCTTCCTGAAAAACCCACCCATATTGATCCTGGACGAGGCGACATCCGCCCTGGACACCGCCACGGAACTGCGGATACAGCGCGCCCTCGGGGAGCTTTCCCGGGGCCGTACCACCCTAGTCATCGCCCACCGGCTTTCCACCATCCGCAATGCCGATTCAATCGCGGTGATCACCGACGACGGCATCCAGCAGCAGGGGTCCCACAACGAGCTTCTGGCTAAGGGCGGGATCTACGCGGAACTGTACGCGGCGCAGTTTGATTCTGCGAAACTGAGAACCTAG
- the epsC gene encoding serine O-acetyltransferase EpsC, with translation MQRLHRSIETLVRSYDTYGLVNQAGSENLPSRDSIADILRGLDELVFPGFREFGALDHDNLHLSTAEKVYHLARELIGEVEKSIAFSSRLGEASCGHDGCHVAAELIVNDFFDELPLIRGMLAKDLQAAFEGDPAAKSTAEVILSYPGFEAITIHRMAHFFWTREVPLIPRIMSELIHGRTGIDIHPGAEIGESFFIDHGTGVVIGETTVIGRNVKLYQGVTLGALSVKKDGVSKKRHPTIEDKVTIYSGATILGGETVIGRGSTIGGNVWITESVPPGAMVYTTSGDQVVRTK, from the coding sequence TTGCAACGACTGCATAGAAGTATAGAAACCCTGGTTCGTTCCTACGATACCTATGGTTTGGTAAACCAGGCGGGCAGCGAGAATCTACCCAGCCGCGACAGTATTGCGGATATACTCCGCGGGCTGGACGAGCTGGTATTTCCGGGGTTCCGGGAATTCGGAGCCCTGGATCACGATAACCTGCATCTATCCACCGCCGAAAAGGTGTACCACCTAGCCCGGGAGCTTATCGGGGAAGTTGAAAAGAGCATCGCCTTTTCTTCACGGCTCGGAGAAGCTTCCTGCGGCCATGACGGGTGCCATGTGGCGGCGGAGCTTATTGTGAATGATTTTTTTGATGAGCTCCCCCTTATCCGGGGTATGCTTGCCAAGGATCTGCAGGCCGCCTTTGAGGGAGATCCAGCGGCAAAAAGCACCGCCGAGGTGATCCTGTCCTACCCGGGATTTGAGGCTATCACCATCCATCGTATGGCGCATTTTTTCTGGACCCGGGAGGTACCGCTTATCCCCCGCATCATGAGTGAGCTCATCCATGGCCGTACGGGGATCGATATTCATCCGGGCGCTGAAATTGGCGAATCCTTTTTTATTGATCATGGCACGGGGGTGGTGATTGGAGAAACCACGGTGATCGGTAGAAATGTTAAACTCTATCAGGGGGTAACCCTGGGCGCTCTTTCGGTCAAAAAGGATGGGGTTAGCAAGAAACGGCATCCCACAATCGAAGACAAGGTAACCATTTATTCCGGGGCCACCATCCTGGGCGGCGAAACGGTGATAGGCCGGGGAAGTACCATCGGGGGCAATGTATGGATCACCGAATCGGTGCCCCCCGGGGCCATGGTGTATACCACCAGCGGCGATCAGGTGGTTCGGACTAAATAA